In one Candidatus Nitronereus thalassa genomic region, the following are encoded:
- a CDS encoding cytochrome c — MSEVALLQLIGLIVVGLGVLILLFIKAKFFRVIGFVVIVLGGFSLIALSVPQMASLPPAIETFDITQVKTPDDLASIGQKIFFSKGQCALCHSIGPSESARCPDLNGIGAKLAPEFLYESLTQPQAYIYLDFRHGGVPEEYPARMPYINKNPIALSNQEIYSVIAFLQKMSGEPVSIKVEDVLREGNEGEMKVASVAVHGTP, encoded by the coding sequence ATGAGTGAAGTAGCGTTACTCCAATTAATCGGTCTTATCGTCGTAGGGCTTGGGGTCCTTATTCTGCTCTTTATCAAGGCAAAGTTCTTCAGGGTGATTGGTTTTGTGGTCATTGTGTTAGGGGGGTTTAGTTTAATTGCGTTGAGTGTACCCCAAATGGCGTCTTTGCCGCCGGCCATTGAAACGTTCGATATTACGCAGGTCAAGACCCCAGATGATTTGGCCTCCATTGGCCAAAAGATTTTCTTTAGTAAAGGCCAATGTGCCTTGTGTCATTCAATCGGCCCCAGTGAGTCAGCCAGGTGTCCGGATTTAAACGGAATTGGGGCGAAGCTTGCGCCAGAGTTTCTTTATGAAAGTCTGACCCAACCTCAAGCCTATATCTACCTAGATTTTAGACATGGAGGCGTGCCGGAAGAGTACCCAGCGAGAATGCCGTACATCAATAAAAACCCGATTGCTTTGTCCAATCAGGAAATTTATTCGGTCATCGCGTTTTTGCAAAAGATGAGCGGTGAGCCTGTGAGTATTAAAGTTGAAGATGTCCTTCGTGAAGGGAATGAGGGTGAAATGAAGGTGGCCTCTGTTGCAGTTCACGGGACCCCGTAA
- a CDS encoding cytochrome c, whose amino-acid sequence MKSPLAKAGILLVGMYVFLKFILPLMTAPLPASLIFLYLALTFAASAIFFTMSGDGLDEFMGPVGRFLTGEGQTGIANTARILVFLVFPLLVGWQTYTKLAPSDQPPAENRTIHPAPPGEFVGLANPFPKTEENIMMGKGLYAAFCSPCHGANFDGKGPAAPGFNPPPANFSDPGTIAQLQEAYLFWRIKKGGVGLPIEGMPWKSAMPRWEVELPDDWIWKIIMGEYDGAHQSPRTWEEEE is encoded by the coding sequence ATGAAAAGCCCCCTTGCGAAAGCCGGAATCTTGTTAGTGGGAATGTATGTGTTTCTCAAATTCATTCTCCCGTTAATGACTGCGCCACTTCCAGCAAGTTTAATTTTCTTATATCTGGCCCTGACGTTTGCCGCTTCGGCGATTTTCTTCACGATGAGCGGCGATGGCCTCGATGAATTTATGGGGCCGGTGGGGAGATTTCTTACTGGGGAAGGCCAAACGGGCATTGCCAATACGGCGAGGATTTTGGTCTTTTTAGTTTTTCCGTTACTCGTCGGGTGGCAAACCTATACAAAATTAGCCCCTAGTGATCAGCCGCCAGCAGAAAACAGAACCATTCATCCGGCGCCCCCAGGGGAATTCGTGGGATTAGCCAATCCTTTCCCCAAAACCGAAGAAAACATCATGATGGGAAAAGGCTTATATGCGGCTTTCTGTTCACCCTGTCATGGTGCAAATTTTGACGGAAAGGGACCGGCGGCGCCAGGGTTTAATCCGCCTCCCGCGAATTTTAGTGATCCAGGGACTATCGCCCAATTGCAAGAGGCCTATCTGTTCTGGCGAATCAAGAAAGGTGGCGTGGGTCTGCCCATTGAAGGAATGCCGTGGAAATCAGCCATGCCACGGTGGGAAGTGGAATTGCCCGATGACTGGATTTGGAAAATTATCATGGGTGAGTATGATGGTGCCCATCAATCCCCACGAACTTGGGAAGAAGAAGAATAG
- a CDS encoding ethylbenzene dehydrogenase-related protein: MGREKVLGVALGAILMTTGLSASLSIASEPPPEGDTGSVAVRLYLTEGALPTNDPNAASWNTIQPSEFKLAPQVHWPDRIQEVTVKSVKVRGMHNGQDLAIMVEYEDPSESPADAAALEFMVGDKMSHFAHGQEMLQVEGGPVNIWYWKNSDGKGTDMSAKGFKTLRVQDQQDVSAMGTWQGGTWRVVFSRPLATGDEHDVQITPGEWRNIAFAFWDGELVDGEAREKGSQKAVSSWWSVRAEPSPDNSLYGYVVLGIAIAAGFEFFLIRKIRRGNQA, translated from the coding sequence ATGGGACGTGAAAAAGTTCTGGGTGTCGCATTAGGAGCGATCTTGATGACGACGGGATTGAGTGCTTCTTTGAGCATTGCCAGTGAACCACCCCCTGAAGGGGATACAGGAAGTGTGGCCGTTCGTTTATATTTGACTGAAGGCGCCTTGCCGACCAATGATCCCAATGCCGCATCGTGGAATACCATCCAACCCTCAGAATTTAAGCTAGCGCCACAGGTGCATTGGCCTGACCGAATTCAAGAAGTGACCGTCAAGTCAGTGAAAGTTCGCGGAATGCACAATGGCCAAGACTTAGCCATTATGGTGGAATATGAAGACCCATCCGAAAGCCCGGCGGATGCTGCTGCGTTAGAATTCATGGTGGGGGATAAAATGTCCCACTTTGCGCATGGACAAGAGATGCTTCAGGTGGAAGGTGGACCGGTCAATATTTGGTATTGGAAAAATTCTGATGGTAAGGGCACGGATATGAGTGCCAAAGGATTTAAAACCCTACGGGTACAAGACCAACAAGATGTCTCTGCCATGGGGACCTGGCAGGGTGGGACATGGCGTGTGGTTTTTTCTCGACCCTTGGCTACGGGGGATGAACATGATGTTCAAATTACTCCTGGGGAGTGGCGGAACATCGCGTTTGCATTTTGGGATGGCGAATTAGTCGATGGCGAGGCAAGAGAGAAAGGCTCGCAGAAAGCTGTCTCCTCTTGGTGGTCGGTTCGGGCTGAACCTTCACCCGACAATTCTCTTTATGGATATGTCGTGTTGGGTATTGCGATTGCTGCCGGCTTTGAATTTTTCTTGATAAGAAAAATCCGGAGAGGGAACCAAGCATGA
- a CDS encoding c-type cytochrome: MKGEQGMHRVWIKGAIGVALGCAVISGCALLESEEAAKGRKLYNHYCMHCHGESGQQQEGFNWGRMPDPRPRDLSESSAMSTFSDQEIFNTISREMRDTSLQEVLDDENYFAVPTMPTFKYTLSEKEVWAIVGHVRTLHGGSLEFDVEGRGAQLESEFNAAKAEYDQAKKVMEEAVAKKEAEDAAKAEAAEAAAIAAGKDPDDIEEDYDEYEDEILLPEEEAFEVAEEKFEKAKAAFEGFSKRPKMAQIRRPDLTVSDDGERAKLEEEGKHLYSKKYGCHGCHSIGDEGGLVGPALDRAGFRLNDTWVYRWIRYPQGMKKHTRMPNLGFDDHDARAVTAYLETLRAPKPENPIPLPE; the protein is encoded by the coding sequence ATGAAGGGGGAACAAGGCATGCATCGGGTATGGATCAAAGGTGCAATCGGTGTGGCACTGGGATGTGCAGTTATAAGTGGCTGTGCCTTGCTGGAAAGTGAGGAAGCTGCAAAAGGACGAAAGCTCTATAATCATTACTGCATGCATTGTCATGGAGAAAGTGGTCAACAGCAGGAAGGATTCAATTGGGGGCGGATGCCAGATCCACGTCCTCGAGATTTGTCCGAATCCTCGGCCATGTCTACCTTTTCCGACCAAGAAATTTTTAACACCATTTCCAGGGAAATGAGAGATACGTCATTACAGGAAGTACTCGATGACGAAAATTATTTTGCGGTTCCCACGATGCCTACCTTTAAATATACCCTATCAGAAAAAGAGGTGTGGGCGATTGTCGGCCATGTGCGGACTCTTCATGGTGGGTCCCTGGAATTTGATGTAGAAGGTCGAGGCGCACAGTTGGAATCTGAATTTAATGCGGCCAAAGCTGAGTATGATCAAGCAAAGAAGGTGATGGAAGAAGCCGTCGCCAAAAAGGAAGCGGAGGATGCTGCCAAAGCAGAGGCCGCGGAAGCCGCTGCGATCGCGGCGGGAAAAGACCCGGACGATATTGAAGAAGACTACGACGAATACGAGGATGAAATTCTCCTTCCCGAAGAAGAAGCATTTGAGGTCGCGGAAGAAAAATTTGAAAAGGCTAAAGCGGCGTTTGAGGGCTTTTCCAAGAGACCCAAAATGGCCCAAATCCGGCGACCAGATTTAACGGTTTCGGATGATGGAGAACGTGCCAAGCTGGAGGAGGAAGGAAAGCATCTGTATTCCAAAAAATACGGATGTCATGGATGTCACAGTATTGGCGATGAAGGCGGGTTAGTGGGGCCAGCCCTGGATCGTGCTGGGTTCCGTCTCAATGATACCTGGGTGTACCGGTGGATTCGGTATCCACAAGGCATGAAAAAGCATACCCGCATGCCGAATTTAGGGTTTGATGATCATGATGCCAGAGCGGTCACGGCGTATTTGGAAACTCTGCGTGCCCCAAAGCCGGAGAATCCCATTCCACTACCAGAATAG
- the ubiA gene encoding 4-hydroxybenzoate octaprenyltransferase — protein MPTSEQGHPVLPSPTPGNSWTHLASLIRLRNQTGTLLLLLPSLWALVLAANGTPSPWLLLIFTLGAFVMRSAGVIMNDLADQAFDRQVTRTKARPLASGALRPSQAIFFLVTFLVLAIGLLSFLNPLTMWLSPIALGLAAFYPFTKRFFHVPQFFLGLAFGWGAVMAWAATRNQLDLSMWFLFAATTCWALAYDTIYALQDRADDIHIGVKSSAIIFGAYLWLAVGIIEIIMILFLALAGWLEHLNLAFYGGLAGLAGFLSQQVLKLREDISPSMAFAMFRQHVGVGLVVLAGIWVGTI, from the coding sequence ATGCCGACATCCGAACAAGGCCATCCCGTGCTGCCCTCCCCAACACCCGGCAATTCTTGGACACATCTGGCCTCATTGATTCGACTCCGAAATCAAACTGGGACATTATTACTCTTGCTTCCCTCTCTCTGGGCCTTGGTCCTTGCCGCGAATGGAACGCCTTCTCCATGGCTGTTACTTATCTTTACCTTAGGTGCCTTTGTGATGCGAAGTGCCGGTGTGATCATGAATGATTTGGCTGATCAAGCGTTTGATCGACAGGTCACGAGGACCAAAGCACGGCCCTTGGCTAGTGGAGCCCTTCGGCCTTCTCAAGCCATCTTCTTTCTCGTTACGTTTCTTGTCCTCGCCATCGGCCTGCTTTCCTTCTTAAATCCGCTGACCATGTGGCTAAGCCCGATTGCACTTGGGCTCGCGGCGTTTTATCCATTTACGAAACGATTTTTTCATGTTCCTCAATTTTTTTTAGGCTTGGCCTTCGGATGGGGTGCCGTCATGGCTTGGGCTGCCACGAGAAATCAGTTGGATCTCTCCATGTGGTTTCTTTTTGCTGCCACCACCTGTTGGGCTTTGGCTTATGACACCATCTATGCCCTTCAAGACCGAGCTGATGACATTCACATCGGAGTGAAATCCTCAGCAATTATTTTTGGTGCTTACCTATGGCTAGCCGTGGGAATCATAGAAATCATCATGATCCTTTTCTTGGCACTAGCTGGATGGCTCGAACATCTTAATCTGGCTTTCTATGGGGGATTAGCTGGATTGGCCGGTTTTTTAAGTCAACAAGTTCTGAAGTTACGGGAAGACATCAGCCCCTCGATGGCATTTGCCATGTTCCGCCAACATGTTGGAGTGGGCCTGGTCGTTCTGGCAGGTATTTGGGTGGGAACGATATAA
- a CDS encoding DUF2914 domain-containing protein, which yields MKSSPSLFFSAMTRFFLSFLFLLFSTSVLLPSIGWSQTEVLEVDLARKIVDRMPAESYAPQVFCEKDQNRDTSLPIVTAANDRQVVFWNRVTSATATTIRHLWHKKTKDGWEPMANIRLKVQASSSFRMWSTKDIHPTLHLGEWMIVVSLDDDSKEVLCIARFLVK from the coding sequence ATGAAAAGCTCGCCTTCGCTATTCTTCAGTGCCATGACTCGCTTCTTCCTCTCATTCTTGTTCTTGCTATTCAGCACATCCGTTCTCCTCCCCTCTATTGGCTGGAGCCAGACGGAAGTGCTTGAGGTTGACCTCGCCAGAAAAATTGTGGATCGAATGCCTGCTGAATCCTATGCTCCACAAGTCTTTTGCGAAAAAGACCAGAACCGTGACACCTCCCTTCCTATCGTGACCGCAGCAAACGATCGGCAGGTGGTTTTTTGGAATCGTGTGACCTCAGCAACAGCCACCACTATTCGCCATCTTTGGCACAAAAAAACTAAGGATGGCTGGGAACCCATGGCCAACATTCGCTTGAAGGTTCAAGCCTCTTCGTCCTTTCGGATGTGGAGCACGAAAGACATTCACCCCACCTTACATCTCGGGGAATGGATGATTGTGGTCTCCTTAGATGATGATTCCAAGGAGGTCTTATGTATCGCACGTTTTCTCGTGAAATAA
- the lexA gene encoding transcriptional repressor LexA: MKPENLVATRKALGMTQEELAAALGTTRTSIARYECRQRRIPSMLEVALAKLAQPARVVMAGVVAAGTPIESILQSEVVDVPPDMIGQGDNFALRVKGESMREEGILPGDVIIVHRQETARSGQTVVALVNGDATVKTFYQKNDRIELRPENATMQPIVITPEDDLRIQGIVVGVIRYCKKG, translated from the coding sequence ATGAAACCAGAAAACTTGGTAGCAACACGAAAAGCACTGGGGATGACACAGGAAGAGCTCGCGGCAGCATTGGGGACAACGCGGACTAGCATTGCGCGGTACGAGTGTCGGCAGCGGCGTATTCCCTCGATGCTTGAAGTGGCCTTAGCCAAATTAGCGCAGCCGGCTCGTGTGGTGATGGCCGGTGTCGTGGCGGCAGGGACGCCCATTGAATCCATTTTGCAATCCGAAGTGGTGGACGTACCGCCGGATATGATCGGCCAGGGCGATAATTTTGCGTTGCGCGTGAAAGGGGAGTCCATGCGCGAGGAAGGCATTTTGCCAGGCGATGTCATTATTGTGCATCGGCAGGAAACTGCGCGGAGTGGCCAGACAGTCGTGGCGCTCGTCAATGGCGATGCAACCGTGAAAACGTTTTATCAAAAAAACGATCGCATTGAATTGCGACCGGAAAATGCCACCATGCAGCCAATTGTGATCACGCCGGAAGACGACTTGCGCATTCAAGGGATTGTCGTCGGTGTGATTCGGTATTGTAAGAAAGGGTAG
- a CDS encoding DNA polymerase III subunit alpha, translated as MPLSGRIRSVLFTHLHVHSEYSMMEGVSSLEQLCHAAKQYGMDALALTDTNGLYGAIRFLEVAKQYGLKPILGAELRQGARRAVLLVKHPEGYANLCRLLSLLHSRESCDMINAVAEYSFGLIVISDDVLALKAWKKRKLADLYVELTPGAMMHQSLQFSRDYKLPVVATNRIRFISPQQHVLYKVLRAIALNTTVSALPREECCAETHWLAPASFMEEQFPHVPGALDNTQRIAEMCRTEWDFKNTIFPAFRQLSDAQAFVLLRDKTYDGAVWRYGTITKPVKDRIETELQIIQTKGFAHCFLVVEEIVRQAPRTCGRGSAAASIVSYCLGITHVDPIRHNLFFERFLNIGRSDPPDIDVDFAWDERDGVLDYVFAKYGATRVAMVANQNTLGLRAAIREVAKVYGIPTGEMNALMPRLERHPVFNHLSESKSINAWAETLCQSLHLSKPWLEIFTVAVQLEGRVRNLGLHCGGMVIVPDEIRKYVPVQIAAKGIPVIQWEKDQTEDAGLVKLDILGNRSLAVIRDALQAIAKNTGRVIDYATWDAINDDKTKELICRGDTMGCFYVESPATRLLLKRLWKGMPPECKARADVFEYLVIVSSLIRPAANRYVREFVQRAHGKTYASPHPLLDEVLSETHGIMVYQEDVTKVAMALADFPIEDADQLRKVMSKKHKQKQLQDYKVQFYRGAISKNVSKSKIDAIWGMIMSFVGYSFCKPHSASYAQVSFKSAYLRAHYPAEFMASVISNQGGFYSTSAYLSEAKRMGLTVLPPDINDSEWAYVGHGSTIRVGFMQIKGLQKEFINAIINARNTNGPYASLREFLERVDAESAQTRLLIKAGCFDSIAGEVTRPGLLWRLYASEGLFPSKKGRCLPSLYASSLMPYATCLSSDASRFKSHASRALPIPPDYSDNQKIKDEIELFGFPLSKHPLELYHDVLVGYEFVQASEIHLHVGKQVRMVGWLITEKFTETNDGQPMEFAVFEDLTGLYEATFFPKTFQKYGQLLTGSKPYLVEGLVEEDLGECTLTVKKLAVVNYLVNRKGHY; from the coding sequence ATGCCATTAAGTGGGCGCATACGTAGCGTGCTATTCACCCATCTCCACGTTCATTCGGAATACTCCATGATGGAAGGCGTGTCATCGCTGGAACAGCTCTGCCACGCCGCCAAACAGTACGGCATGGATGCACTCGCACTGACTGATACCAATGGTCTATATGGCGCGATACGCTTTCTCGAAGTCGCCAAGCAGTATGGCTTGAAGCCCATCTTGGGCGCAGAACTTAGACAGGGTGCGAGACGGGCCGTGCTCTTGGTCAAACATCCTGAGGGCTATGCCAACCTGTGCCGACTCCTGTCGTTGCTACATAGTAGGGAGTCATGCGACATGATCAACGCCGTGGCCGAGTACAGCTTCGGGTTGATTGTGATTTCCGATGATGTGCTTGCGCTCAAAGCCTGGAAGAAACGCAAGCTAGCCGATCTCTATGTCGAACTCACGCCCGGTGCCATGATGCATCAGTCGCTGCAATTCAGCCGGGACTACAAGTTGCCGGTGGTGGCGACGAATCGCATACGGTTTATCAGTCCGCAGCAACATGTGCTGTACAAGGTACTCAGAGCTATTGCGTTGAATACGACGGTCTCTGCCCTGCCCAGAGAAGAATGCTGCGCAGAAACACATTGGTTGGCGCCAGCGTCGTTCATGGAAGAACAGTTTCCGCATGTGCCGGGGGCGCTCGACAATACACAACGCATCGCCGAGATGTGCCGGACCGAGTGGGATTTCAAAAACACCATCTTTCCTGCTTTTCGCCAACTCTCAGATGCGCAGGCGTTTGTGCTGCTTCGAGACAAGACCTACGATGGCGCAGTTTGGCGTTACGGCACGATCACTAAACCCGTCAAAGACCGTATCGAAACTGAACTGCAGATCATCCAAACCAAAGGGTTCGCGCATTGCTTCCTGGTTGTGGAGGAAATCGTACGACAGGCACCCCGAACCTGTGGACGGGGATCAGCCGCGGCATCGATCGTGTCATACTGCCTCGGCATTACCCATGTGGACCCCATCCGGCACAATTTATTTTTTGAGCGGTTCCTGAATATCGGACGGTCCGATCCACCAGATATCGATGTGGACTTTGCCTGGGATGAAAGAGATGGCGTTCTGGATTATGTGTTTGCCAAATATGGCGCAACTCGTGTGGCCATGGTGGCCAATCAAAACACGCTGGGGCTCAGGGCTGCGATCCGCGAAGTTGCTAAAGTCTATGGCATACCTACGGGAGAAATGAACGCGCTCATGCCACGTTTGGAGCGACATCCAGTGTTCAATCACCTGAGCGAGAGCAAGTCTATCAATGCCTGGGCTGAAACGCTGTGCCAATCGTTGCATTTGAGTAAGCCGTGGCTGGAAATTTTCACGGTGGCGGTGCAGCTTGAAGGGCGTGTACGAAACTTGGGATTGCATTGCGGGGGCATGGTGATTGTGCCCGACGAAATCAGGAAATACGTGCCTGTTCAAATTGCGGCCAAAGGCATTCCCGTTATCCAGTGGGAAAAAGACCAAACCGAAGACGCAGGGCTTGTGAAACTCGATATTCTAGGGAACCGTTCATTGGCCGTCATCCGAGATGCGTTACAGGCCATCGCCAAGAACACCGGTCGCGTGATCGACTACGCCACCTGGGATGCGATCAACGATGATAAAACTAAAGAGCTCATCTGTCGCGGCGACACCATGGGCTGCTTCTACGTCGAATCTCCTGCTACGCGACTCTTGCTCAAACGCTTATGGAAAGGCATGCCGCCTGAATGCAAAGCCCGCGCCGACGTCTTCGAGTATCTCGTGATCGTGTCGTCGCTTATCAGACCGGCAGCCAATCGGTACGTGCGAGAATTCGTACAGCGCGCTCATGGCAAAACTTACGCTAGCCCACATCCACTACTCGACGAGGTGTTGAGCGAAACGCATGGCATCATGGTGTACCAGGAGGATGTCACCAAAGTCGCCATGGCCTTGGCCGATTTTCCGATCGAAGACGCGGACCAGTTGCGAAAGGTGATGAGCAAAAAACATAAGCAAAAACAACTTCAGGATTACAAAGTACAATTCTATCGTGGCGCGATATCCAAGAATGTGTCGAAGTCAAAGATCGATGCGATCTGGGGCATGATTATGAGCTTCGTGGGCTATAGTTTTTGTAAGCCCCATTCGGCGTCCTATGCCCAAGTGTCATTTAAGTCCGCGTATTTGCGTGCGCATTACCCCGCGGAGTTCATGGCGTCGGTCATCAGCAATCAAGGCGGGTTCTACTCGACCAGCGCCTATCTGTCCGAAGCCAAACGCATGGGGCTTACGGTGTTGCCGCCGGATATCAATGACAGCGAGTGGGCCTATGTCGGCCATGGCTCCACAATAAGAGTGGGGTTCATGCAAATCAAAGGATTGCAAAAAGAATTCATCAACGCGATTATCAACGCACGAAACACCAACGGACCCTATGCGTCGCTGAGGGAATTCTTGGAGAGAGTCGACGCCGAATCTGCACAGACACGACTGCTCATCAAGGCCGGTTGCTTCGATAGCATTGCCGGAGAGGTCACGAGGCCGGGATTGCTATGGCGGTTATATGCGAGCGAAGGGCTTTTTCCTTCGAAGAAGGGAAGATGCTTGCCTTCCCTTTACGCTTCATCTCTTATGCCTTATGCGACATGTTTATCTTCCGACGCTTCGCGTTTTAAGTCTCACGCTTCACGCGCCTTGCCCATTCCACCGGACTATAGCGATAACCAAAAGATCAAAGACGAAATCGAACTTTTCGGCTTCCCGCTGAGCAAACACCCACTGGAGTTATACCACGATGTACTTGTAGGTTATGAATTTGTTCAGGCGTCAGAAATACACTTACATGTTGGCAAACAAGTGCGAATGGTCGGCTGGCTCATCACCGAAAAGTTTACCGAAACCAACGACGGTCAGCCCATGGAATTCGCCGTCTTCGAAGATCTCACTGGCCTCTACGAGGCCACGTTCTTTCCCAAGACTTTCCAAAAATATGGCCAGTTGCTCACTGGCAGCAAACCGTATCTCGTGGAAGGCCTTGTCGAAGAAGATCTCGGCGAGTGTACGTTGACGGTGAAAAAACTTGCAGTAGTGAATTATTTGGTCAACAGGAAAGGCCATTATTAA